The following DNA comes from Oreochromis niloticus isolate F11D_XX linkage group LG23, O_niloticus_UMD_NMBU, whole genome shotgun sequence.
CATGTGTGTCTGGTTTCactaccacactggggcacatgttaaccaaaacacaacacatCCGCATAATTTTATCAAGAAAGGTAAcgtcttcaccctcacatggaagaagagaacggattggcatggtggtatgtaGCATTTTGAACTTATTGCGCAAAACGATTACTCGCTCGACATGGATTCTTAGGTGTGCAATGGCTCGTGTATTTTCAATGTCCTTGGCATCTAGTTGACAGAAGCCCCTTGTAAATGCTGGGATCTTAACCTCCGCACACATCATTCCCACCGCATCGCTGATGTCAAAGTCTCTGTCAGCCAAAACTACATCCCCTGGTAACAGCTTGTTAAGTATGCCACATTGCTCTGTGATGTGTTTATCTGATGCACGGCCCCCCCACCCCttagaaatgaatgaaattgcACCTTGTGGAGTAATCCCAATCAGGTATTTCATGGTGTGTGTACCCTTGTAGTGCGAGTACGTTTGAGCACGAGCCTTTAAATTAGATGGTCGTTCTGTACGAATTTCAAAACAGTCAACAATGATGGCTACCTGATTTCCAAAAGTTTCCGTAAATTGTGGAGGCATTGTTGCTTGCAGACAGTGCCTCTCTGGCCAGTGTACAAGTATTCCTAAGCGGGCATACAAAACGTCAATTGTATCAGCAAAGACAGAAGAAAGAGTTTTGTGGGAGACATTGAATAGATAACTAAGATGCTGAACAGGAAGATCAAGTCTAAGTCGCATAAGTGTGAGTAAAAGCATTTGGAAATGCGACAGTTTCTTTGATGTTGGTAGGAAAGCTTTTACATTGTCTAGCACGGACATAAAAATAGCAAAACAAGTAAGACCAGTGTAATATTTCACTTTTTCCATGTCACCCTTTAAAAAGTTTTCATTCAGCTCTGTCTTGTCCAACAGTGATTTAAGCTTTCTGTTCTCCTCCAGCAGCcggtttatttctgctctgctctgtaCACAGCGCACACAATCATTTGTCGGTCTTtgatctgtctgtctctctctgagaTCACCGTTTTCTGCATCTGCACCCGTTACCTCTGCTTCTACTTGTCCAACACAAATCTGGCCCTCAGCCAAAATAACAAGGTTGTTATGGTGTTGCTCTTCTGTGGTGTCCATCTCTGGCTGCTCTTCTGTGGTAACTTCTGCTGAGGCTTCACCTTCACACTCTGCTGCTCCATTGTGAAAGCCTGTCCAATACAAAGAGTGCAAATACACAAGGGAATTTTTAAGTGGTTTATACATTAAGGCCGTATGAATACTCAAAATTGTATGTGTTGATTGACGGACACTAAGATCAACTTTTAAAATAAGAGATTGAGGTTGGGGGTGCGGTTGTTGTTTACCTCCTACtagtgcttttttttgttgccgTTGTGTTCGCCTCCTGTGACGGTCTGAATGTGATGTTCGGATTTCGGAGTACCCCATGTGTAGCGTTGGtacccagtctggatttgtttgaTCCATTTCATAGGCAGGCTTCCCTACAGTTGTGCGAAAGAATTAGCGAATCTTCACATGGCACATATGTCTGCAAAGTCACTCCATTCGATGTTTGATCGCATTTTCTATAACTTCCGAGACCACCAACGATAATATTATTCAGCTATAAAGTGTGATATGAACgtatttagaacttaccggaatgaaaatgtctggagcacaccaAGTGATATCTGGAGatcgggcatcggcaaaaaaaaaatgctcgtactcatgctgccccgacatcatgccagcgcatattgggaatggcataggcaccgatcggttttctatcgcccatctgctgggagtaagggcgccctccgtttgcaaggtgcgcctgctgcttgtggcacagggaggagagggcggggcggtgGGGGATTCtgtggctggctggagcagcatctaatatccaactcgcaaaataaaacaaaataaaagcaaaccaacaaacacaaaaacatcagacattatgatacagacttataattcgcaccgatgttttttcaaaattctatacgctaaaagtgagcgcgagagccctcagtgcgcctgctcgctgctgaagtcaaagtaaactttattgtcatctccgctacatacagtccagtatatagagagacgagacgacaaagctccagttacagcagtgcaagtaaacgaacaataaatatttaagattaaaaaaaataaatatacactttaggactcggggtaaagggatcaaaaacaatttaaaatttatattttatattttgttgatttaaagtctcacacacaacccgtttttaaagtttaaaaaaagagaaagaagaggaggagtgtagcgacttccacagtcgctagaggccggggactgagcctgcctatttgcctgacgcgctgtcaactttaggcaataatgcgagaggtggaattgcttgcttgtttattaaagtgcttgaaaagtttacagagcaatgtgatcggctcgcgattcaaactcttaaaacatcacaggctctaatgaaacaaggggaaactcgttgtgctgcggtcaacaaaaactatggctacccagccctgctctgtcaaaatcaaaccagtgaatgacagactgacaacgccctcttaatgtcgccgctagcacccacgtgactcccgttacacatcaccatagcaaccaaacaaatgaacccagtgatcattaaaattcaatacatttaattatggctcctacaaggagaaagatacaggtaagcagatgtgtcattggataatggcaggtcatgtatcctaaaacattaagaatcagaatactttcttaatccctaaggaaattatgtgggttacagttcctccaagaagaaatggtaaaaatagtaacagtaacagactaaactccaaacaatatatacaataatataatattaattagtcagtgtcaattgttgatttgaccTGTTCTCATTTTATGACGAATAATGATGTCTGTttagtagccgtttgcatacaatgcatactttctctctctcttcgtgtgtgtatgtgtgtgtgtgtgtggggggggggcgcAAGAGggggtgttcgcccagggcgccaaacaggctaggaccgccactgtcgctagaaatgtgttttggagtttgtacgtgttttggagtttgtacgtgctttgtctctagggaccaatgtatatatttatatataaacatatataaataaaaccacgttttttttccatccatccatccatccatcttcatccgctttatccgaggccgggtcacgggggcagcagcctaagcagagaagcccagacctctctctccccagccacctcctccagcttatccggggaacaccaaggcgttcccaggccagccgagagatataatctctccagcgtgtcctgggtctgccccggggcctcctcccggtgggacatgcccggaacacctcacccaggaggcgcccaggaggcatccttgtcagatgcccgaaccacctcaactggctcctttcgatgtggaggagcagcggctctactctgagcccctcccggatggccgaacttctcaccctatctctaagggagaggccagccacccttcggaggaagctcatttctgccgcttgtatccgcgatctcgttctttcggtcactacccacagctcgtggccataggtgagggtagggacgtagatcgaccggtaaattgagagcttcgcttttacactcgcTTTTAcaccgcagcaccaatccgtctgtcgatctcacgttttttttacattagtaattccttttctgcataattttatattattgttaataataaattaattaaagcgacaaaacaacctgaagagccggttgggagccgaaagagccggctctttttagggagccgagccgaaagagctggttctctaaaaagagccggaaatcccatcactaactcctgtgattaaagcatctttctttcagcttaacgagtgaaccgtcagctcgttcaaacacacgttaaagtccgtttggctcgacaccaccaaACAGAGgtagcaatataacatagctaacattaacagtgcagtgaatcctgcttgtgccatcatattcaggactgcaaaccgagcagcattcactgactttcagcttttgtgtttgtggatatatgactgactttaattatcaataatatcatcacattctctgtaagattaaggtcaactattaaacggcgtatattttaaagtaacgGCTTTACCACCAagttaacgctgaaagtacaaacatcactaatgttaGTAACTTTGccaacatgtggccaacagtcatgttttaatgttcttcattattaaacattcgcacataaataagtgacataatattcagtacttacttttaaaagtttactctttggccgCCCCGCTTCAGCCATTcaccattttttttctgcaaaattatccacacccactgcCGCgctatgcattctgggatatgttgggccacgaaggatacacagACCCATCCTTAAAATTTGTGGAAATAAAGGCCGCATTTGTGGGCCGCAGCCTTCAAATTGGGACCTTcgccttcgtcgcgtcgctgtgatgtaatcggccttaaaatgcggcctttaaggctgcagactctgaattgggatacagctaTAGTCTGTCATTCTTGTTGCTCTTgaccaaaaaaaatatttaaaattttctcAAGTTTATCTGGTGATATTCCCATGTACGAGGTGACTGTGAAAACTgcaaacaaaaaccacacagatgctgtTCAAGATACCCCGAAAGTTAACAAGAatcttgttgttttctttataaTTCTTACCATATTTTATTAATCCCATGTGATTGCTTCGTTGTTGCCTGTCTGCACTCAAACAGAGTCCAGTCCACTACTGCCACATGTGTCCAAGTGCCATAGCCTACAACcagattaacttgtgacacatctgcacctggCTCTATCAGCACATTGAGTAGAAGCTGAGTGGCTGCATTCACACCTGAAGCATTTAAGTCGACCCACAAACATCATGTTCAAAGATGGATTTTCAAGACTAAAATCAGTCATtaagcaaacaacaacaacaaggatcatttatttctgtttatttaaaatgtgtaacATCTGTAATCGCCTTCTGCACAAGGGAAGTCCACGCACATTGTGTGGTTCCACTATCCACAGCAGGTGCATTCAATCATTCAATTAAAAAGAGCAACGAATCAAAAACTTCAATCCACTAACGAGGATCAGGAAAGGAAGTGTGCATCAGGACTTGTCAATTATACTTTTGGCCAAAATACCTTCACCCatgaaatgaaattatttgCTTGTGCTAATTTTTTTCTCGCAGGCAAGATAAGGCtgactaataataaaaaaggattaatttaaaaagttagtattttaaaaaagtctTTACAGCCTAATGTCATTTGGGAAAAATGGTCATAAACTGTGTTTAGAGCTGTCTGAACTTTGACCTCAgtatttaaaactaaacatgaacATCCACCAGTGGAATTAACAAACTcagtttcttttcttcctcactCAGAGTGCAGACATGTCTGCTGCCAGCTGTCTTCTATCGAAAGATCAGTTTCTGTGCTCCATCTGTCTGGATGTCTTCACTGATCCAGTCTCCACACCATGTGGACACAActtctgcaaaaactgcatcAGTCATCACTGGGATATCAGCTACAGGTGTCAATGTCCTTTGTGTAAAAAGGTGTTTGAGACCACACCTGAGCTGCACATCAACACTTTCATCTCTGAGATGGTTTCTCAGTTCAGACATGAAGCTCAGCAGaaagtcagcagcagcagcgcagAGCAACAAGCTGCCAAACCAGGAGAAGTTCCCTGTGACATCTGCACTGGAACCAAACTGAAGGCCCTGAAGTCCTGCCTGGTGTGTCTGGCCTCCTACTGTCAGACTCACCTGGAGCCTCATCTGACAATGAAAGGTCTGAAAAGACATCAGCTGATCGATCCTGAGGAGAACCTGGAAGGCAGGATGTGTATGAAGCATGATAATCCTCTGGAGCTGTTCTGTAAGACCGATCAGACATGTGTCTGCGTGCTCTGCTCTGTTATAGACCACAAGACTCATGAGTTTGTTCCTCTGAGAGAAGAATGTGAAGGAAAGAAGGCAGAACTGGGGAAGACTGACGTCTGAACGAGCTCATAAAGGAGATTGAAGACAAACAGGAATCAGCAGAGAAACAGGCTGAAGGTTTCATCAAAGATCTGAAACAGGAAATCTCTGAGCTGATGAAGAGAAGCTCTGaggtggagcagctctcacGCTCTAAAgatcacctccacctcctccaaagcTTCTCATCCCTGAAACCTGCTGCAACCATCAAAGACTGGACAGAGGTCAGTATCCATCCACCATCATATGAGGGGACTGTGGTGAGAACTGTATGTCGGCTGAAGGAGACACTCAGTAAAGACATGAAGAAGCTGTTTGAGGCTGAGTTGAAGAGGGTCCAGC
Coding sequences within:
- the LOC109196796 gene encoding E3 ubiquitin/ISG15 ligase TRIM25-like, with the translated sequence MSAASCLLSKDQFLCSICLDVFTDPVSTPCGHNFCKNCISHHWDISYRCQCPLCKKVFETTPELHINTFISEMVSQFRHEAQQKVSSSSAEQQAAKPGEVPCDICTGTKLKALKSCLVCLASYCQTHLEPHLTMKGLKRHQLIDPEENLEGRMCMKHDNPLELFCKTDQTCVCVLCSVIDHKTHEFVPLREECEGKKAELGKTDV